Sequence from the Neorhizobium sp. NCHU2750 genome:
CCCGGCTCAGGCCGCTTCGTCCGTCCCCCCGTCAGCCTTTTAATGCAGGACAATGCCGCATGAAATCCAATATCGCCGTCAATGCCGACCGCATCGCCGCCGACATCGACGCCCTTGCCGTCATCACCGAACCCGACAAGCCATGGACGCGCCGCGCCTTCACGCCGATGTTTCTGAAGGGGCGTGCCTATGTCGAGAAGATCTTCCGCGACGCTGGGCTGCAGACGCGGATTGATGCTGCGGGCAACCTGATCGGCCTGCGCAAGGGCAGTGTCGAGGGCAAGGGCACGCTGATGCTCGGTTCGCATACCGATACGGTGCCGAATGGCGGCCGTTTCGACGGGATTGCCGGCGTGATCGCAGGTCTCGAAGTGGCGAGGGCGCTGCAGGATGCCGGAATAGAATTGCAGCATGACCTGGAGATTACGGATTTTCTCGCGGAGGAAGTCTCGATTTTCGGCGTCTCCTGCATCGGTAGCCGAGGGATGATCGGTGTTCGCCCCGAAGAATGGCTGGCGCGGACGGCCGATACGGAAAAGGGCCGTATCGATCTGGCGGAAGGTATCCGGCAGGTCGGTGGAGACCCGACGCAGGCTGGCGGTCGTACGGATGTAAAAGCCTTTCTCGAACTGCATATCGAGCAGGGTACCGTGCTGGAAAGCGAGAAGATCGATATCGGCATCGTCGGCGCGATTACCGGTATCACCCGCTTCGAGATACTGATCGAGGGACGTGCCGACCATGCCGGGACGACCCCGATGAGCAAGCGCTATGATGCGCTCGGTGCAGCCTCTGTTCTGGTGCTTGGCATCGAGAGCATTGCCCGCAAGCTTGCATCTGAGAAGGGGTATTTCGCCGGCACGGTCGGGGAGTTTTCGATGGAGCCGAATGCGGCGAATGTCGTTCCCTCGCATGTCCGCATGCTGATCGATGCCCGCGCGGTCGATCCTGCGGTGATGGAGGAATTCGTCACAACGCTC
This genomic interval carries:
- a CDS encoding Zn-dependent hydrolase; amino-acid sequence: MKSNIAVNADRIAADIDALAVITEPDKPWTRRAFTPMFLKGRAYVEKIFRDAGLQTRIDAAGNLIGLRKGSVEGKGTLMLGSHTDTVPNGGRFDGIAGVIAGLEVARALQDAGIELQHDLEITDFLAEEVSIFGVSCIGSRGMIGVRPEEWLARTADTEKGRIDLAEGIRQVGGDPTQAGGRTDVKAFLELHIEQGTVLESEKIDIGIVGAITGITRFEILIEGRADHAGTTPMSKRYDALGAASVLVLGIESIARKLASEKGYFAGTVGEFSMEPNAANVVPSHVRMLIDARAVDPAVMEEFVTTLYALCTETAAERQVTIHEPRKVSNAVPTPMSEMVTDVLAASAARIGATTRPMVSGAGHDAAYLSKIAPAAMVFIASKDGRSHAAEEWSDNDAISLGAAVLYEAILNLDKK